A portion of the Candidatus Limnocylindrales bacterium genome contains these proteins:
- a CDS encoding DUF3309 family protein encodes MSNLLLIILLLLVIGGLPNWGYHNLGYGPSGFGGVALIVVVVLLLTGRL; translated from the coding sequence ATGTCCAATCTCCTGCTCATCATTCTTCTTCTTCTCGTGATCGGTGGACTGCCGAACTGGGGCTATCATAACCTCGGCTACGGCCCGTCCGGCTTTGGCGGTGTCGCGCTCATCGTCGTGGTCGTGCTCCTGCTGACTGGCCGTCTGTAG
- a CDS encoding encapsulin-associated ferritin-like protein — protein MANTGFHEAVEVLSEDTRNMHRAIVSLMEEWEAIDWYQQRADACSDPQLKEVLLHNKHEEIEHATMLLEWIRRHDAHFDGMLRRYLFTDAPIVAIEKNTD, from the coding sequence ATGGCGAATACGGGCTTCCACGAAGCCGTAGAGGTTCTTTCCGAAGACACGCGCAACATGCACCGCGCGATCGTCAGCCTCATGGAGGAATGGGAAGCGATCGACTGGTACCAGCAGCGTGCCGACGCGTGCTCGGACCCGCAGCTCAAGGAAGTGCTTCTCCACAACAAACACGAAGAGATCGAGCACGCGACGATGCTGCTCGAATGGATCCGGCGCCACGACGCCCACTTCGACGGCATGCTGCGCCGTTATCTCTTCACCGACGCACCGATCGTCGCGATCGAGAAAAACACCGACTGA